AGATGCGCCACGCCCCAGACCGTCATGCCCAGCAGCATCGGGTGGCGCAGCTTGCTGGCCAGCACGCCCTTGCTGCTGCCGACGCCAAAGAGGTAGATCGACACGAACATCAGCAGGTTGTTCAGATGCCCCATGCCCGGCAGCGGGCTGTAGACCGGGATGAACTCGGCACCGCGGTAGCCGAAGATCATCATCAGCAGCGAAAGCCCGATAGCCCCTGCCACCAGCCCCTTGCCCTTGTCTCCCATCGCGGCGCGGCGCGCCGGGGCCAGCCGTTTGAAATAATGCGCCAGCGCCCAGAGCGCCACGCCTGCCGTCAGAAGCACCATGTGCTATCCCTCCAATGCTGCGATTGCCTTTGCCTTGGAGAGTGTCTGACGGGCGGTGACGATGTGCAAGTTCTCAACGATCTTGCCGTCCACCACGGCCACCCCCTGCCCTGCGGCCTCAGCGGCTTCAAAGGCAGCGATCTGGCGGTTGGCGAGGTCGATCTCGGCGTCTGAAGGCGCGAAGGCCTCGTTAGCGATGGCCACCTGCGCCGGGTGGATCAGGGTTTTGCCGTCAAAACCCATGTCGCGGCCCTGTTCGCATTCGATGCGCAACCCGTCTTCGTCCTTGAAGGCGTTGTAGACGCCATCCACCGCCACCACGCCATGGGCGCGGGCGGCCAGCAGGCAGAGCTGCAGACTCATGAGCAGCGGTTCGCGGTCGGCGCGGTAGCGGGTGTTGAGATCCTTGGCCAGATCATTGGTGCCCAGCACGAAGCCCGTGAGCTGCGGATGGGCGGCGATCTCGGCAGCGTTGAGAATGCCCAGCGGCGTTTCCATCATCGCCCAGATCGGCGTGTCGCCCAGCAGATCGGCCAGCGCCTGCACATCGGTGGCAGAGTTGACCTTGGGCAGCAGGATCGCATCCGCGCCCACGTCTTTCATGGCGGCCACATCCGCCGCGCCCCATTCGGTATCCAGCCCGTTGATGCGCACGATCTTCATGCGGGGGCCGTAGCCGCCCGCCTTCAGGGTGGTGGCCAGCAGATCACGCGCCGCGGCTTTCTCCTCCACGGCGACGGCATCCTCCAGATCGAAGATGATCGCATCCACCGCCAGCCCCTTGGCCTTCTCAAGCGCGCGCTCCTTGGAGCCGGGGATGTAAAGGACCGAACGATAGGGCCGTGCGAGCTGTTCCATGATTCCGCCTTCCGCAATAAAGTTGCGCAAAACATCGCAATTGGGCAGGAAATGGCAACCCCCATTTTGCCGCAGCGCAGAA
The sequence above is drawn from the Pseudoruegeria sp. SHC-113 genome and encodes:
- a CDS encoding NnrU family protein produces the protein MVLLTAGVALWALAHYFKRLAPARRAAMGDKGKGLVAGAIGLSLLMMIFGYRGAEFIPVYSPLPGMGHLNNLLMFVSIYLFGVGSSKGVLASKLRHPMLLGMTVWGVAHLVVNGDLASIILFGGLILWAISEMLIINKAEGPWQAPAPGPRSKDFKLVGLTLLIYAVIAGIHTFLGHNPFQGTYG
- a CDS encoding HpcH/HpaI aldolase/citrate lyase family protein; translated protein: MEQLARPYRSVLYIPGSKERALEKAKGLAVDAIIFDLEDAVAVEEKAAARDLLATTLKAGGYGPRMKIVRINGLDTEWGAADVAAMKDVGADAILLPKVNSATDVQALADLLGDTPIWAMMETPLGILNAAEIAAHPQLTGFVLGTNDLAKDLNTRYRADREPLLMSLQLCLLAARAHGVVAVDGVYNAFKDEDGLRIECEQGRDMGFDGKTLIHPAQVAIANEAFAPSDAEIDLANRQIAAFEAAEAAGQGVAVVDGKIVENLHIVTARQTLSKAKAIAALEG